Genomic DNA from Desulfuromonas versatilis:
CAGCGCCGCCGAGCGCTTTCTTTGGGCGCGGGCGGAGGAGCTGACCCCGGCCGAGCGCCCCCACGACTATGCCCAGGCGATCATGGACCTGGGCGCCACGGTCTGCACCCCGCGCAGTCCCGACTGCCCGGCCTGCCCCCTCGAAGGTCTCTGCCTGGCCCGGGCCCGGGGGCTGGAAAAGGCTCTGCCGCTGCGGGGGCGCAAAAAGGCCGTCCCCACCCGCACCCAGGTGGCGCTGCTGCTCGAGCGCCAAGGCCGCTGGCTGGTGCGCCGCCGCCCCTATGCGGGGATGCTCGGCGGACTCTGGGAATTTCCCGCTGCCGAAGTGCCCGAGGGGGACGAGCCGGGGCGGATCGCGGAAGCCCTGCTTGACGAGTTGGGTTTTTCCGCTTCGCTGCGCCATGCCGGCCGGGTGGCCCACGCCTACAGCCATTTCAAGCTCGACCTGCACCTGTTCGCCGCGAAGGTCTCCCGGCAGGGGAGAGCGGCCGAAAACCAGGATAGCTGTTGGGCCGATCTGCCCGACTTGGCGGCGATGCCCCTGCACGGGGCGCACAAAAAGGCCCTCGCCTGCTTGCCAGGCTCTGCCGGAACTGGCAAGATGGATTTTTAATCACTGCATTGAACCTGAGGAATCCAGCAGTCAGAATTCAGAAGAAATGCCGAGGTCTTGCCTTGGCTGTTCTGCTGGCTCCTGGATTCTGAATTCTGGCTTCTGCTGCCTGCGGCGGAACCAATTCATCTGAAAGATAACTGGAGTCTTCATGCCCAACACCCCGATCCTCACCGACAGCGCCGCCATCACCCGCCTCGCCGAAGAATTGCATCGCCAGCCGGCCATTGCCGTCGATCTCGAAGCCGATTCCATGCACTGCTACCGGGACAAGGTCTGCCTGCTGCAGTTCTCCACCGCCGGGCGCACGGTGCTCGTCGACCCGCTGGCGGTCGCCGACCTCGAGCCCCTCAAAGCGGTGCTGGCCGACCCGCAGGTGCGCAAGATCTTCCATGCCGCCGATTACGACATCCGCTGCCTGCACCGGGATTTCGGCATCGAGA
This window encodes:
- the mutY gene encoding A/G-specific adenine glycosylase, whose product is MSSPVYPKPAEVSRRLLAWYGRHGRDLPWRGTRDPYRIWLSEVMLQQTGVTTVIPYYERFLGRFPTVSDLAAAPLEELIELWAGLGYYSRARNLHAAARRVVEVFDGSFPAELEALISLPGVGRSTAGAIRSIAFDLKGPILDGNVRRVLCRLYALEQDPRASAAERFLWARAEELTPAERPHDYAQAIMDLGATVCTPRSPDCPACPLEGLCLARARGLEKALPLRGRKKAVPTRTQVALLLERQGRWLVRRRPYAGMLGGLWEFPAAEVPEGDEPGRIAEALLDELGFSASLRHAGRVAHAYSHFKLDLHLFAAKVSRQGRAAENQDSCWADLPDLAAMPLHGAHKKALACLPGSAGTGKMDF